The bacterium DNA segment GATGAGGATGTAGTAGAAGCGCTCGGGGCGCTTCAGATCGAGAATCAGCAGGACGCCCGTCGCCGCGAGGAGAAAACCGCTCAGCACCGGCATCCAGATAGTGAAGAGCGCGCTCGTGAAGCCCATGCGCCACATCAGCAGGCTGAGGACGAACAGGCCCGTGCTCATCCCCTTGCTCATCAGGTAGCCGATGATGTTCGCCCCCCAGGGGATCGTGTGAAAGGTGTTGTAGGTGGTGCGGCTCTCCCCGCGCCGGTTCTCCCACGCGGGGATGGCCCCTTTCGCCTGGGCGTCCATCTCGCCCTGCGGGTAGAGCCCCGATTGGGCGGGCACGGTCGGGTCGAGGGTCTGCCGGCTGCCTTCGAGATAGTAGATGTTGGGGCCGGTACCGTATTCTTCCTTGCGGACCGAGACCGGATCGCGGGCGATGCGGCGCGAGAGGTTCGACTCCGCATCGTCGATATCGCCGAAGATGCGGCACTGGGTCGGGCAGACGACCACGCAGGCGGGCTCGAGCCCCGCTTCGAGGCGGTTCGCGCAGAAGTTGCATTTTTCCGCCGTCGCGGTGTCCGGATCGATGAAGAGCTGGTCGTAGGGGCAGGCCGCGATGCAGGACTTGCAGCCGATGCACCAGTCCGGATCGAGATCCACGATGCCGTCCGCCCGGCGGAAGAGGGCCCGGGTCGGGCAGATGTTCTGGCAGGGGGCGTCGTCGCACTGGTTGCACAGAACGGGGAGGAACTCGCGGCGGGTGTGGGGGAAATAACCTTTTTCAACTTCCTTCACCCAGCACCGCCACACCCCGATGGGGATGTGGTGTTCTGACTTGCAGGCGATGGTGCAGGCATGGCAGCCGATGCAGGACTGAAGATCAATCGCCATGGCCAGTTTGGTCATTGCGTCCGGGTTTCCCTCTGTTTTCTGCGTCCGGCAGAAGGGCGGATGGATGGGCACTCCCCCCGCCCGCTCCGGTGGATGATGCACCGGATAAAATGGCGGAGATGCGGAGTATCCGTTTGATGCGCTGTACGCGTTTTCAGAGCTCGTCCAAGCCTGATTGTTGATAAAGACGCTAGCCTTTCGCGCGGGCGGGTGTCAATCTGAGTTCGAAATTTTTACTTCGGATTTGTTTGTCTTTTGTCTTTTCGAAGAGCGGCC contains these protein-coding regions:
- the nrfD gene encoding polysulfide reductase NrfD; translation: MTKLAMAIDLQSCIGCHACTIACKSEHHIPIGVWRCWVKEVEKGYFPHTRREFLPVLCNQCDDAPCQNICPTRALFRRADGIVDLDPDWCIGCKSCIAACPYDQLFIDPDTATAEKCNFCANRLEAGLEPACVVVCPTQCRIFGDIDDAESNLSRRIARDPVSVRKEEYGTGPNIYYLEGSRQTLDPTVPAQSGLYPQGEMDAQAKGAIPAWENRRGESRTTYNTFHTIPWGANIIGYLMSKGMSTGLFVLSLLMWRMGFTSALFTIWMPVLSGFLLAATGVLLILDLKRPERFYYILIRPNMKSWMTWGTYFILVNSILIALWVLAALLGAAGWMRALLWPGVLSGVLASIYTGFFFAQASARDLWKGSENTLDIAAQSAVKGAAAILFFAALFPIAEKSAAVGLLSGVLGGALALHFLILIFATLIHRSGSPAHERAVAIVRSGGDFWWGALGLGCALPLLLLLWLGAGGGWLAGIPGVIGAYYWDRIWVEAGQAVPLS